The genomic DNA GCAAGTTCCGTCCCACTCCTCTCCGGATACTCACTTCTTTTGATCTCTTCCAACTTCTCGGCGTATTTTGTTAAACTGTTTcctgtaagtaaaaaaaaaaaaaatcagttcgCTACACGTTTTTTATTAGTAGTTTTGTTTGGCTCTGTTAAGccttaaattttgttttgaggggaaaaagatCAGACTATAATAACAAATACTTGTTTCCTCATGAAAATAGAAGGCAGCTATAAATCAAAAAGTACATTGATTTTCCTCTTAGTGCTTTTCTCTCCTTAAAGCCTCTGTACGGGAGAAGAGAACTCACTGGGAATGTTCATGACTAGAAGCAGCAAAAATCTTCTCCATATACCCACAGCGCTGCTTCAGTTCTTCGACAGAATGCgtttgagttttattttccaaaattttcagTAAGGGATGTAAAATATCCGCAGAACGGTGATATTCCCCAAAAACCAGCCTCGTGGCACCTTTCCCGCTTACAAGTTCCGCACCAAGGCCTCTCTGCTTAAAAGTGTTAAGTGGTTTTGATGAtgctttggagaagaaaatcaTCATGTTCGCAAAGTCACGACCTAAAACTCCGTTATGTTTCGGCTGAAATCAGGACCTTGGTGTTCAAATCCTGCCTCTGACACACAGTTTCAAGGGCAACTGTGGCCACGCTGTCCCTTTCTCAATGTCTTTGTGCGGATACTACAAATGCAAGCGCTTTAACAACAAAAATTCCCCAATGACAACACcccaagtaattatttttatttacaccCTTGTCATAATACTACTTGATAAAAGAAAAGCCCATGTATAGAAACTCCAAGGCCAGTAATTTCGATGGGAACTGTCAGAACAAAGATAGTCAGATACGTCACAATCGCGACGTGAGTCCTGACACAGTATCGGGGGTAAAGCAGCTCAGGGCACAGGGGCAGTTAAAACATTCAGTGTATTTTCGTGCACTCCTACATCTACATTTGGTTGTTTTTGCCACTTACCAGTATCGAGGCGGGTTTTGATATGTCGATATTTGGGGTTCTGAGGGATGCGCCTGGTTAAATACTGTtttgagaaggaaaggagaggaggaagtcAATATACAGCCaggtatttcttttaaaagcaaaaaaaagttaacaaaaaAGGCACCCCCAATTTAAACAGCTCTAAGAGTCAACGAAAAGAGAGAGACCACAGGTATCCTCTCAGATGTAGTATTATAgtgtcattttggttggaaaagcccctcaagatcatcgagtccaaccataacccagccctggcactaccccatgtccctgagaacctcatgtccgtctgtccaacccctccagggatggtgactccagcactgccctgggcagcctgttccaatgccccacagcccttccagTGAAGacattttccctaatatccactctaaacctcccctggcgcagcTTGAGGCCGTTTCTCCTCATCCTACCACTCTGCTCTCAGTCAGAAGACCTCTGGATCGCCAACTCGGTATTGAATCTCTGCCAAACCACCAATTAAAGCCTCAAAAAGGAGAATTTCTCTCGCTTTCTCTCCCCACTCGCAACTCACCCGGCCCCAGGGGCCCCAATAAATCTCCCCTCAACCCTGAGTCACGGGTCTGGAGGCTGCACCAGCCTCCTGAGAGTCCCCAAAGAATCGGTCCCCACAGAATCggtccccacatcccccagaGACGCCGCGGCCGCCGGGACTCtcctccccaggggctgctcccctcAGGACATGAGGCCGCCGCCCCCCAGGAGCCCGTCCCCGCCCGCCGGTGGGAGGGTGTCGGGGCCGGGGAGGATCTCTCACCCACCTCCGGGTCCCCGACACTCCTCCTGCTCGACATCTTCCCGTCAGCGGCCGCCAACAAcctccccgccgctcccgccttCCCTCACTCCCGCCTGCCCACCCGCCGTCTGGTTCTGGCGTCCCCACCCCGCAACAACCCCCGCCCCGATTGGCCGCCCGTCGCGCCCGCGGCCAATCAGAAACGCCGCGCTCGGCGGCGCGCGAGCGGCTGACAGCTCCCGAGCGTCGCCGGGCAACGCGGGGGACGCCGCGGCGGCGCGAGCTGTGACGCGCGGGAAGAAGGGGGCGGGGCTGCCGCCCCTCCCCtcgaggggcggggcggggcgggcggcgcatgcgcggggcggggccagcgcCGTGCGGGCGCGCGGCCGAAGCACCTGAGGCAGGTGAGGCGCGCGCGcggcgcccccgcccgccccgccgggcgcgGAGGCTCCGCCCACCGTCGCTGGGGGGCGGGGTCTGGTCCCCCTCAGGGGAAGGGGCGCACGGCGGGGGGGCGTGGCTTAGCCGGGGGGGCGGGGTTTGTTCATAGGGGTGTGGCCTCGCTGTGATGGGGCGGAGCTTATTGAGGGGTgcggccgggggggcggggctttGGCGCCCCTCCCCTAATCCTTGACTTCCCTTTGACCCTCATTTTGGGGCCACATCCCACCTCAGAGCTCTGTATGGCCCAGGTTCCCCCTCTATGGGGCCTCAAGCCCCGTATGGGTCCCATGTTCCCCCTTGGATGCCCTACAGGGCGCACATCCCCCCTTGGAGCCCTAACGGGGCCCATGTCTTCCCTCTGACCCCCAATGGGGCCCGCATACCGACTCAGACATCCCATGGGACTCACGTTCCCCTTCGGACCCCCAATGGGGCCCACGTCCCTCCTTGACCCCCTATGGGTCCCACCTCAGCCCCTCAATAGGGCCCACGTCCCCCCTCAGCCCCTCAATGGTACCCATGTCTCCCCTTAGACCCTCAATGGATCCTGCATCCCTCCTCAGACCCCCAATAGGGCCCATGTCCCCCCTTGGACCTCATATGGGACCCATGTGCCCCCTCGGACCTCCTGTGGGGCCCATGTCCCCCTTTGACCCCCAATGGGGCCCAAGTTCCCTCTTGGACTCCCTATGGGGCCCACATCCCCCCATAGCCCCTCAATGGGGCCCACGTTCCCCCTCAGACCCATCACCTTCACATCAGAGACCCCTCTGTCATGGACCTGTCACCCCAGGGACgtgcaggttttggggacacgggggttttggggacatGGGTGTGGGTTATGGGGACATGGGCATTTTGGGAACATGGGGGTAGGTCAGAGGGATGGGGGGTTTTAAGGACATGGGGGTGGGTTATGAGGAggtggggggtttggggacatggCAGTGAgttatggggacatgggggtgggttaggaggacagggaggttttggggacatggggttgGGTTATGGGGACACGGAGGGACAAGCTCCTCACTCTCTCCCCCAGGATGAAGGAGTGGTGGGTGCAGGTGGGGCTGCTGCTCGTCCCCCTCCTCGCTATCTACCTGCACATCCCACCCCCCaagctgtccccagctctcctctcctggAGATCCTCCGGACGCTACTTCACCTACAAGGACCAGAACATCTTCTACAGAGGTGACGGGGCTGCgccgagccctggggacacctcaTCCGTCCCCatggggagcggggaggggggctCTGCTCCTCTTGGTGACCCCAGGGATGTCCCCAAGGCCAGGGTGATGGCAAAGTCCTTCCAAAATATAATGGCTTCTTTGGGAGCCGCTGCGTGGATCCGGGTTTGGCGTGACTGTTCATTATCAAAACCTTTTAATTGGGTGAAACCACAACGGGTGGTTTTTGTGCAGCATTGGTAGTACCTTGGTGTTCACGGGGAAGGATCCTGAGAGGTCACAGCAcggaaaaaatactgaaaaaccTTCTTCCTGGAGCCACAATTACCCGTTGTAGCAATTTAGAGGCAGCTGTGATTAATTTGTGCTAAATAAAGCCCTGATTTGCATCAAGTGGCTGGTACTGGAGGCTCATCTGGCCAGGTTTCCAAAGCCACACTGGCACCTGGAAGCCACGGTGCAAATCAAACCCACGCTTGGTTTTTGGGGACCAGGGGACACTGTGCTGCTGGTTGGGCTCCCAGCGGGGCGAACGGCAATGCCTGTCTTACAGGAAATGAaatttagggggaaaaaagcaaaaagctgacCCTGAGGTGCCTCGTTCTTTCCCCAGATTCGACCGGTGCCGTCGGCAGCTCAGACATCATCATCCTCCTGCACGGCTTCCCAACCTCCAGCTACGACTGGTGCAAGGTGAGGGGAGCGAATACATGGTGGGGCTGGATGGTGACACCAAATTCTGTGGTTTCTCCCTCCCTGAGGACGAGCAGATGGACATGGGTGGTGGCTCAGCCCAGGGTGGGTGATGCTCCAGAggattttcatagaatcatttggttggaaaagaccctcaagatcatcaagtccaaccattaacccacccctgccactaacccatgtccctgagaacatAATTCACGTGTcatttaaacccctccagggatggcgactccagcactgccctgggcagcctgttccaatgccccacagccctttggggaagaaattgctccccagatccaacctcaacctcccctggcacaacttgaggccgtttcctctgctcctggcgcttgttcctggggagcagagcccgaccccccctggctccaagctcctttcaggcagttcagagatcagaaggtctcccctcagctcctgttctccagctgaacccccagctccctcagccgctcccatcacacttgtgctccagccccttccccagctccgttcccttctctcaacttgctccagcacctcggGATCTTAATTTTCTGCTGGAATCTCTGGGAGATCAGCCCTGCTCCTCGCCTGGCACCTTGCACAGGATCCAAACTCTTTTCACATCGCCCTTTCCCACACCCCAACccaaagaaggaggaaaagacccACAACTATTTCTTAGCTGTTTTTCGGAATGGTCTTGCTGTTTATTGGGAAATTTCAACCTCCTGCAGTTTTCTTGGAGCTGGAAGTTCATATTTGGGGTAGTTGGGGGGAGTGTGTCTGTCCATGGCTGCGCATTGCTCCCgacttttcctctctctgccccCATCAGctgtttcttatttaaattaatttctcttccaGATCTGGGAAGGGCTGACCCAGCGGTTTCACCGGGTGATTGCTCTGGATTTCGTCGGGTTCGGTTTCAGTGACAAGCCTGTAAGCAGCCTGGCAAGAggatttttgctgttgcttttggcCCAGAGGTTGTTCTGTCATGACAGAATCCCCAGAAAATTGGCATTTGCAGCCTCAGAAAAGGAATAAGACATTAAAATAGCAGAAGAAGTGGGGAAGATGTGTGGTGGAGATCAGCTCTGTCACCATCTTGCCTTGGGTTTGATGTGACTCCAAAGCAAACCTTGACCCTTTGGGGCTTGTGGATGTAGCTGCTGGCCCAGGACACCCTGACTGCTCCATCTGCGGTTGCAAACTTCTGGTTTCTGCCGCGTATTCTTCAATTTGGATGTTTATTCTGCAATTCTGGGGCTCGAAGTGGGTTCTCACTATGGCTCCTCTCCTGGTTTGCTTCGCAGAGGCCCCATCGCTACTCCATCTTCGAGCAAGCCAGCATTGTGGAGAGGCTGGTGCGTCACCTCGGCCTCCGCCGCCAGAGGATTAACCTCCTGTCCCACGATTACGGGGACACGGTCGCGCAGGAGCTGCTCCACAGGTCACTGCAACCCCTGATGCTCTGGCTGCTCTTTGTTGTCCCCGTCAAGATGATTTCCAGCAGATAAGTGGAAGGATGTAGAGCAGAACCCCCTTTTCCCCGGACCTACAGCTGTGACGAAGGCTGGGAGGCCTCAGGGCACATCCTGAGTAGGCAGATCCGAGGTTTCTGTCCCTCATTTCCCAGTTGGCAGGATGTTTAACTTGTCTCCTGAGCTCCTTCTTATCAAaccggggacagcaggggagcAGAGATGATCTGACACTTAATTTGACCTGCTGGTCGGTCATTTCTCAGAGCCTGGAGAAGGTCTAGTtgtgtttcaccaccttctcTTCTGTCCCCAGGTACCAACACAATAAAACTGGAAGCATTTTGATCAACAGCCTCTGTTTATCCAACGGAGGTGAGGTTTGCCCGGCACAGTGGGATGGGAGGGATGGGGATCCACGGGATGGCCCAAGCGAATTGTAATTAGGGTGCTGGAACTAAGCATCAGTCCTCAGGCTGCATTTGCGGCACCGCAAAGGGGAGAGACCGGGAGATGCGGAGCAAAACGCTTGTAGCGTTACAACTCTGTTCTTTGCCGTCCTTCCAGGGATTTTCCCCGAAACGCACTACCCCCGCTTCATCCAGAAGGTGAGCTGCCACCCGCTCCGGTTGTACTGAATCGCTCCTTGAGCAAAAATCTAACTCTGTGAGTTTGGGGTTTTACCTGACTCAAATACCTGCTGCTTCTCCCGCTTCGGTAACAGCACCTGAGCTGCTCGCAGGTGTTAGACGCCgtggggaggagctggggatgtcAGGATGCGGCGCATCCCTTCAAATGTCCCGGTTAATCATCCCTCGATGTCTCGCTGTCGAGAGCTCACGCACATCTCGATGTTACCGAGGGTCAGGGCTGAACTGGGAAATCGTTGCGATATGGGAAGCTGGAAGGGAAAAACCCTCTGGAAAGACAGGATTTATCCCTCTGTACAATATCAAGTGGTGctgtctccttttttccttctgcccaaGCTCCTCAAGGATGGAGGTTTGCTGTCTCCCGTCATCATGCGGCTGAtgaacttctttttcttctccagaggGTGAGTCGGGTGGCTGCGCTGCTGGGCACAGTCCGTACGGGTGTGTGAGACAACCTAGGAATTAGTGTAGCGGATTTTTGGCAGGTGAGCGGAAgccccagtgctgtcccaggaGAGATTTGCCCCTGGATGTGAATAAGTTTGATCCTCTGGGCTATTCCCTCTCCGGCAAAAGCACCAGcggaggctgaggttggatcttgggaacaatttcttccccaaagggctgtggggcattggaacaggctgcccagggcagtgctggagtcaccatccctggaggggttgaacagacggagatgaggttctcagggacatggggtagtgccaggggtgggttatggttggacgtgatgatcctgaggggcttttccaaccaaaatgattctatgattctaataaTAAACCACACGGCTTTTCACTGTACGCTGAAATCTTTCTTTCCCGTGTTAGACTTCAAGTGCTACAGTGGCAATGGAAACACTGACCACACAATCACACAGATACTTTCATCAGATGTTACaaaccctctttttttccccaaaaagccCCTTAAACTGGCCACTACATCCAGCACTGGGTGCCTTTAGGGGATGActtgcagtgctgtgctggcacCCACATATTTCACAGTGGAAGCTGGAAGCGCTcgactgttgtttttttttttttttgccctcaGGTATTTTTTGAGCCATACGATAACAcggctgctgctgagccactctaaattctgggttttttccagGCTTGGAGCAGTTTTTGGGCCGTACACGCAGCCTTCGCAGGCAGAGTACTGGGATATGTGGACGGCGGTGCGGACTAACGACGGCAACCTCGTTGTGGACAGGTTCGGCACCGCTAATTGCTGCACGAGCTTAGTTTTACACCCGCGCCGTCCTTGTGTTGCAGGCAGAGCCACGCCGCAGCTCAGAGGTTATCAGAGCTCAGCCAGGTCCCTGCACATTGGCTCCCCGGAGcctccagctgcttctgttgGGATCTGGGATCATCATTGCACCCCAAAAAAGAGCTAGGGTGTGATGTAGGAGCAGGGATTCTTGCTGGGATGATGCAAGGCAGGTAAATGACGTCTGGAGTCAAGAGGATCTGATCTTGCACACGGTTGGAAGACACATTAGAGCTGTACAatgtgggatttttaaaaaatttggaAATTAGGGGCTTGAATTTGTGAGGTTTTGTTAAGATAACGAGGGATACTTGCCCAAACCCAGCAATGCAGTTGATGTGCTGCCCACCTGGCAAGCCCTGGCATGGCCAATCCTGGCAATGGTACCTTTGCCCGCAGCGCTGATGGGAATCTCAGTGCCAAAATAGCTCCTGCTCCTTAAATGTCATGTGGCAGGGTATCCATATATTTCTTTAGTGTAGCCTCCCATCCTTGGGAGGCTTTTTATAACCCAACTGACATGAACCTGCTGTTTAAATTTGGAGCCTCAGCCCCTGGGAGCTGTGCTGAAGAAAGGACGGGGGGCCAAGACAGGCTGAGGAGCTTTTAGCCGTTCAGATTTCCACTGTGCGCTTTATCTTCTGCATTTCTCCGTGCTCAGTAGTTCAGCGTTGACTCCTCTTCTGAGAGGCACTGAGATGGTTTCAGAGCCGCTGCAATGCCCGTGAGCTTCTGCGTCGCAATTTCCAGGCTCTGCAGCACCTTGACGCGCCGTCCGCTGCGTAACAAcaggtttattttcagtattttgcagTACATAAACCAGAGGAAGAAGCACAGAGAGCGCTGGGTTGGGGCTTTGATGTCCACCTCTGTGCCACGTGAGTAGGAATCAGTTTTCCTCGATTTACCTTTGGGAATTGTTCCCCTCGCCTGCTGGCTCCTACCACTAATTGTGGGAGCCTCTCATTATTTTGATGCGGACGACGCAGCTCAAATCTGCCTGGTAGCATCACAAACTTCCCTGCTCCAGTTTAAGGCTCCTTTTGTTAAGGTAAGAGCAAAATGTTTGTTCTATTAAGAAGAGGAAAGTCTCTGTTAGGGGCTGGTTCAGCCTCTggtttctccagctgctgccccaggcTGCTTTTCAAGTTCAAGAGAAGTTGCAACCACTCGAAGGAAAGGTGCAATGTTTGCAGGAGGATTTTTGGAGGCTGAACTTGACCCCAGGGCAGAGAAAAAAGAGCCTTTTTGGCAGTTATTTACTCAATGCTCTGCTAAAAGCCTCCCAGGCTCTATGGTGGGGTGAGCGTGTCTCCAACCCACATCCTCAGCTTGTTTTCAGGATGTCCTTGGGTACAAAAGCTCTACCTGTGCTTTTTTGCAGTGCATCTCATTTACGGGCCCCTGGACCCTGTGAATCCACATCCAGAGTTTCTTCAGCTTTACAAGTAAGAAAATAACCTCCACCAAGCAACCGGGGTTTCGTTTTGAGGGAGGTTTTGTCTCAGACTTTTCCTTCCGTTCCCTTTTCACGGATACTGGTTTTAATTCCCGCTCATAACCTGCGCAGCCAGGTGATCTGGTAGGAACCTTCTGCAGTTTGGAAATCGCCTCCCCATTTTAAAGCATCGAAGTCACAATTTGCAGTCAAATCAATCACGGATTTGAGAACCACATCAGACAGGGCTAAGATTTATCGCCTGAGGTAGTCTTCTCCTCCAAACGAACCTGAAGTAAATCCAGCACTTAGAAGAGTGGTCAACTGGAGCTACTAATGGCTTTTTTGCCCCCAAACGATGTTATGGGCAGAATCCCAACTGTGCAGGAGTATTGTCCTTCTCACCAGTAGCATCTGGCTGGTTTCAGGCCGAGCTTAAGTTCCTGTGCCTAAGCCTTGCTGCGTTTTTCCAACAGGAAGGTGCTTCCCACGTCCACGGTGTCGGTGCTGGACGATCACATCAGCCACTATCCACAGCTGGAGGATCCCACGGGCTTCCTGAACGCGTATCTGAACTTCATCAACTCcttctgagctgctgcagctcagttCTCGCTTTCTGAGTCAGGCTTTGGTAGCAGGAAAAaccttgtttgggttttttttttttaatctccagaTCCAACACTTTGCACTAACACCCTAATCTTTGGCTGCCAAACTGCTGCATTTATGCAGTTAAATCCTTTAAGCACCGGAAAAAAGATTAGTCTGCAGGGAAGTACGGACAAAACTGGCAACCAAAGTAGAGTTACAGGATGATGATGGCTCTTCCAGCCCTGTGCTCACCTTGCTAAGTCTGGCCTATCTCTGTATTTAGGGCCaggaaggctccagggagaacAGGTAGACAGGACCGCTAGAAGAACAAGGGTTGACACACATATTCCCAAAACGGATATTGGTCTTTGGAGTGGATATTGGTTTTCTGAGTTGCTGCACAGGCAGTTTAAATTATATCCCTACACTAAATACAGCAGGAGAGCTGGATCTGTGATCCCCCCAAGTAAAGGCAATGATGCTTTTAGGCACCATAATTGTCCTTGGTAATCTCTTTTTAATGACCGGTTACCCAAAAGCAAGCTctaaacctcatttttttttttttccagttcaacAA from Caloenas nicobarica isolate bCalNic1 chromosome 1, bCalNic1.hap1, whole genome shotgun sequence includes the following:
- the MEST gene encoding mesoderm-specific transcript homolog protein; translation: MKEWWVQVGLLLVPLLAIYLHIPPPKLSPALLSWRSSGRYFTYKDQNIFYRDSTGAVGSSDIIILLHGFPTSSYDWCKIWEGLTQRFHRVIALDFVGFGFSDKPRPHRYSIFEQASIVERLVRHLGLRRQRINLLSHDYGDTVAQELLHRYQHNKTGSILINSLCLSNGGIFPETHYPRFIQKLLKDGGLLSPVIMRLMNFFFFSRGLGAVFGPYTQPSQAEYWDMWTAVRTNDGNLVVDSILQYINQRKKHRERWVGALMSTSVPLHLIYGPLDPVNPHPEFLQLYKKVLPTSTVSVLDDHISHYPQLEDPTGFLNAYLNFINSF